A stretch of Pseudoclavibacter chungangensis DNA encodes these proteins:
- the murG gene encoding undecaprenyldiphospho-muramoylpentapeptide beta-N-acetylglucosaminyltransferase, which produces MTTYLLAGGGTAGHVNPLLAVADEIRAREPDAEIIALGTREGLEARLVPARGYELETIAKVPFPRRPNLDALRFPGRFTRAVRRVRELIASRGVDVVVGFGGYASAPAYMAARGRVPFVIHEANAVPGMANKLGAKRAAAVGAAFANTPLPGAVTVGMPLRREIERLDRAASHDEAIAAFGLDPARRTLLVTGGSQGAKRLNDTVRASGRRLVDAGWQIVHVVGRLSPFDDPGIEHYHVLEYCDRMDLAFAAADLAISRAGSSTVCEMTAVGLPAVYIPYPVGNGEQAVNIREMLAADAAITVRDAAFTPEWVEHDLVPLLEDAPRRERMSANAERIGVRDGAARLIALVDGALGRPSVPRGGRDDAPGA; this is translated from the coding sequence ATGACCACGTACCTCCTCGCAGGCGGCGGGACCGCCGGACACGTCAACCCGCTCCTCGCGGTCGCCGACGAGATCCGCGCACGCGAACCCGACGCCGAGATCATCGCGCTCGGGACGCGGGAGGGCCTCGAGGCACGCCTCGTGCCCGCTCGCGGCTACGAGCTCGAGACGATCGCGAAGGTGCCGTTCCCGCGTCGCCCGAATCTCGACGCCCTCCGCTTCCCCGGGCGCTTCACGCGTGCGGTCCGTCGCGTCCGCGAACTCATCGCGTCCCGCGGTGTGGACGTCGTCGTCGGGTTCGGCGGCTACGCCTCGGCACCCGCCTACATGGCCGCACGAGGTCGCGTCCCGTTCGTGATCCACGAGGCGAACGCCGTGCCCGGCATGGCCAACAAGCTCGGGGCCAAGCGCGCCGCGGCCGTCGGTGCCGCGTTCGCGAACACCCCGCTGCCCGGTGCCGTCACCGTCGGCATGCCGCTCCGGCGCGAGATCGAGCGCCTCGATCGGGCGGCCTCGCACGACGAGGCGATCGCCGCGTTCGGGCTCGATCCGGCGCGGCGCACACTGCTCGTCACGGGCGGTTCGCAGGGCGCGAAACGACTCAACGACACGGTCCGCGCGTCCGGTCGTCGGCTCGTCGACGCCGGCTGGCAGATCGTCCACGTCGTCGGCCGCCTCTCGCCGTTCGACGATCCGGGCATCGAGCACTATCACGTGCTCGAGTACTGCGACCGCATGGACCTCGCGTTCGCCGCTGCGGACCTCGCGATCTCGCGAGCGGGTTCCTCGACGGTGTGCGAGATGACCGCGGTCGGCCTGCCCGCCGTATACATCCCGTACCCGGTCGGCAACGGCGAGCAGGCCGTCAACATCCGCGAGATGCTCGCGGCCGATGCCGCGATCACGGTGCGTGACGCGGCGTTCACCCCCGAGTGGGTCGAACACGATCTCGTGCCGTTGCTCGAGGACGCGCCGCGGCGGGAGCGGATGTCGGCCAACGCCGAACGCATCGGCGTCCGCGACGGCGCCGCCCGCCTCATCGCGCTCGTCGACGGTGCCCTCGGGCGCCCGTCCGTTCCGCGCGGCGGGCGCGACGACGCCCCGGGCGCGTAA
- the mraY gene encoding phospho-N-acetylmuramoyl-pentapeptide-transferase, translating into MIAILIAGAVGMLFTLFMTPLFIRLFHKLHWGQFIREDGPEGHYSKRGTATMGGIVFTIGSVVGYGASLLIVWDVPTASGLLVLGMMVGLAGIGFIDDFLKVRKQQSLGLGGWSKIAGQVIVASVFAIVGLQFVNSEGVRVISTGISFIRELPFDFLAFGSVMGTILLVIWIVLITTATSNAVNVTDGLDGLATGASIVSIGAFGLIGYWQFNQTCGSERVAESLSDACYHAYAPLDMTIAASAIVGSLIGFLWWNTSPAQIFMGDTGSLGLGGALAAFAIISRTELLLVLIGGLFVITTGSVILQRIYFKLTHGKRIFLMSPLHHHFELKGWAEVTIVVRFWIIAGICAAAGLGLFYLEWWSQV; encoded by the coding sequence ATGATCGCCATCCTCATCGCCGGCGCGGTCGGCATGCTCTTCACGCTGTTCATGACCCCGCTGTTCATCCGGCTGTTCCACAAGCTGCACTGGGGCCAGTTCATCCGCGAGGACGGTCCGGAGGGGCACTACTCGAAGCGCGGAACGGCGACGATGGGTGGCATCGTCTTCACGATCGGTTCCGTCGTCGGCTACGGGGCGTCGCTGCTCATCGTGTGGGACGTCCCGACCGCGAGCGGACTGCTCGTGCTCGGCATGATGGTCGGGCTCGCGGGCATCGGCTTCATCGACGACTTCCTCAAGGTGCGAAAGCAGCAGAGCCTCGGGCTCGGCGGCTGGTCGAAGATCGCCGGCCAGGTCATCGTGGCGTCCGTCTTCGCGATCGTCGGACTGCAGTTCGTGAACTCCGAGGGCGTCCGGGTCATCTCGACGGGCATCTCGTTCATCCGGGAGCTGCCGTTCGACTTCCTCGCCTTCGGCAGTGTCATGGGCACGATCCTGCTCGTCATCTGGATCGTCCTCATCACGACGGCGACCTCCAACGCGGTCAACGTCACCGACGGACTCGACGGTCTCGCGACGGGGGCGTCGATCGTGTCGATCGGCGCGTTCGGGCTCATCGGGTACTGGCAGTTCAACCAGACCTGCGGCTCGGAACGGGTCGCCGAGTCGCTGTCCGACGCGTGCTACCACGCGTACGCGCCACTCGACATGACGATCGCGGCGTCGGCGATCGTCGGCTCGCTCATCGGGTTCCTCTGGTGGAACACGTCGCCGGCACAGATCTTCATGGGCGACACCGGTTCGCTCGGGCTCGGTGGCGCGCTCGCCGCGTTCGCGATCATCTCGCGCACCGAGCTCCTGCTCGTCCTCATCGGCGGCCTGTTCGTCATCACGACGGGCTCGGTCATCCTGCAGCGGATCTACTTCAAGCTGACCCACGGCAAACGCATCTTCCTCATGAGCCCGCTGCACCATCACTTCGAACTCAAGGGGTGGGCCGAGGTCACGATCGTCGTCCGGTTCTGGATCATCGCCGGCATCTGCGCCGCGGCCGGCCTCGGACTGTTCTACCTCGAATGGTGGTCGCAGGTATGA
- the ftsW gene encoding putative lipid II flippase FtsW produces the protein MTRTTSTAPRTGRATPDASRRPTGAGSAERTGGRTGDGARRALDGARAVTVSLGERVQAGDRNVYLLLGITLFLVVYGLVMVLSSSAVEEFAAGNAVSDKFVRQAVFAVAGIPLMLIASRMPLRFWSALAWPMLIGATVLQALVLTPLGIEEKGNRAWLDIGGLTFQPAELLKVALVVWLGFIVSRKREKLTDWRHVAIPILPVLAVSIGIALAGGDLGTVIIIGGLVLGALYFGGVPMRFLLIAVTAAAAGAIAMVLVSGNRMSRITCFINDTCPYETWGWQSAHGRYALAAGGLFGVGLGNSSAKWSWLPEADNDFIFAIVGEELGLVGALVMILLFVALALVMVRIIVSTDDPFRRTTIGGVAVWLVFQAFVNMAVVLDLLPVLGVPLPLVSSGGSALITTLLAIGIVVSMANEHERPERRRTA, from the coding sequence ATGACCCGCACGACGTCGACCGCTCCTCGGACGGGGCGGGCGACGCCTGACGCGAGTCGCCGGCCCACGGGGGCCGGGTCGGCCGAGCGGACGGGAGGACGCACGGGTGACGGGGCGCGCCGTGCGCTCGACGGTGCCCGTGCCGTCACCGTCTCGCTCGGTGAGCGTGTCCAGGCGGGCGACCGGAACGTCTACCTCCTGCTCGGCATCACCCTGTTCCTCGTCGTCTACGGCCTCGTCATGGTGTTGTCGAGTTCCGCGGTCGAGGAGTTCGCGGCGGGCAACGCCGTCTCGGACAAGTTCGTCCGTCAGGCGGTGTTCGCGGTCGCCGGGATCCCCCTCATGCTCATCGCGTCGCGCATGCCGCTGCGGTTCTGGAGCGCGCTCGCGTGGCCCATGCTCATCGGTGCGACGGTCCTGCAGGCGCTCGTCCTGACGCCGCTCGGTATCGAGGAGAAGGGCAACCGCGCGTGGCTCGACATCGGCGGCCTCACGTTCCAGCCGGCGGAGCTGCTGAAGGTCGCGCTCGTCGTCTGGCTCGGGTTCATCGTGAGCCGCAAGCGTGAGAAGCTCACCGATTGGCGCCATGTCGCGATCCCGATCCTGCCCGTGCTCGCCGTGTCGATCGGCATCGCGCTCGCCGGCGGCGACCTGGGGACGGTCATCATCATCGGCGGGCTCGTCCTGGGGGCGCTCTACTTCGGCGGCGTACCCATGCGGTTCCTCCTCATCGCCGTGACCGCCGCCGCCGCGGGCGCGATCGCGATGGTGCTCGTGAGCGGCAACCGCATGTCGCGCATCACGTGTTTCATCAACGACACGTGTCCGTACGAGACGTGGGGCTGGCAGTCCGCGCACGGGCGGTACGCGCTCGCCGCGGGCGGCCTGTTCGGTGTCGGGCTCGGGAACTCGTCGGCCAAGTGGTCGTGGCTGCCGGAGGCCGACAACGACTTCATCTTCGCGATCGTGGGGGAGGAACTCGGCCTCGTCGGCGCACTCGTCATGATCCTGCTGTTCGTCGCGCTGGCCCTCGTCATGGTGCGCATCATCGTGTCGACCGACGACCCGTTCCGTCGCACGACGATCGGTGGCGTCGCCGTGTGGCTCGTGTTCCAGGCGTTCGTCAACATGGCCGTCGTCCTCGATCTGCTCCCCGTGCTCGGCGTGCCGCTACCGCTCGTCTCGTCGGGCGGCTCCGCGCTCATCACGACCCTGCTCGCCATCGGTATCGTGGTGTCGATGGCCAACGAACACGAACGCCCCGAACGTCGGCGGACCGCATGA
- a CDS encoding FtsQ-type POTRA domain-containing protein, producing the protein MSPAADRDASIADARREREVERDEVRRFTRSSRRRRRLLVGIVASVAALLLFVAVAVFSPIMAVREIRVEGTSRLDATAVGEVLADLDGRPLALVTTNDVATRLAGFVLVQSWSKRAVPPSTLVVDIVERQPIGALERDGQWAVYDAAGVELWRAPEAPADVPTLDLGGGDTSSPAFAAAAQVSLALPADFRVGVASVTARTFDDVTLQLRDGTSVVWGSGEDSARKVEVLLALMSGAPAGGVSQYDVSSPESPVTR; encoded by the coding sequence ATGAGCCCCGCGGCGGATCGCGACGCGTCCATCGCGGACGCGCGGCGGGAGCGGGAGGTCGAGCGCGACGAGGTCCGGCGCTTCACGCGTTCGTCGCGCCGCAGGCGGCGGCTGCTCGTCGGGATCGTCGCATCGGTCGCGGCACTGCTCCTGTTCGTCGCCGTCGCCGTGTTCTCGCCCATCATGGCGGTGCGCGAGATCCGGGTCGAGGGCACGAGCCGGCTCGACGCGACGGCCGTGGGTGAGGTCCTCGCCGACCTCGACGGGCGCCCGCTCGCGCTCGTGACCACGAACGACGTCGCGACAAGGCTCGCGGGCTTCGTGCTCGTGCAGAGTTGGTCGAAGCGGGCGGTACCGCCGTCGACACTCGTCGTCGACATCGTCGAGCGTCAGCCGATCGGCGCGCTCGAGCGGGACGGACAGTGGGCCGTGTACGACGCCGCCGGCGTCGAGCTGTGGCGGGCACCCGAGGCGCCGGCCGACGTGCCGACGCTCGATCTTGGCGGCGGGGACACGTCGTCGCCCGCGTTCGCCGCGGCGGCACAGGTCTCGCTCGCGCTGCCCGCCGACTTCCGTGTCGGCGTCGCCTCGGTCACGGCGCGGACGTTCGACGACGTCACGCTGCAATTGCGTGACGGGACGAGTGTCGTGTGGGGGAGCGGCGAGGACTCCGCGCGGAAGGTCGAGGTGCTCCTCGCGCTCATGTCCGGGGCGCCGGCGGGTGGCGTGTCGCAGTACGACGTCTCGAGTCCGGAGTCGCCCGTCACGCGCTGA
- the murC gene encoding UDP-N-acetylmuramate--L-alanine ligase has product MIQPDPDAQIPDELGKVHFIGIGGSGMSGIARMLMDRGVRVSGSDRTENDYTRELRERGAEVHIGHDAANLGDADTVVVTSALWPDNPELVLARERGLTVLHRSQALVWLTRGSRLVAVAGAHGKTTSTGMVVTALDELGADPSFVNGGVIEQLHTSSHIGGGREFVVEADESDGSFLFYDVAIALITNIDNDHLDHYGTVEAFEAAFVSFASRASEAVVISSDDPLAVEVTTRIDHPRIITFGEAEGATVRVSDIASQGGRTTFVVHHEGVAYPAEIHVPGRHNAINATGAFAVLTALGHDPRAALDGLAAFGGTKRRFELHGTVRGVSVYDDYAHHPAEVEAALTAARTVVGDGRLIAVHQPHLYSRTQAMSDVFAEVYERLADRTVVLDVCGAREDPIPGVTGALVADAFADPDRVAFRPDWQEAADYTASVAREGDFVITFGCGDVNLIVPQLLGSLEASAGA; this is encoded by the coding sequence ATGATCCAGCCAGACCCGGATGCGCAGATTCCCGACGAACTCGGGAAGGTCCACTTCATCGGCATCGGCGGTTCGGGCATGAGCGGCATCGCGCGCATGCTCATGGACCGCGGGGTCCGGGTCTCCGGCAGCGACCGCACCGAGAACGACTACACGCGCGAACTGCGCGAGCGCGGCGCGGAGGTCCACATCGGCCACGACGCCGCCAACCTGGGGGACGCCGACACGGTCGTCGTGACCTCGGCGCTGTGGCCCGACAACCCCGAACTCGTGCTCGCGCGCGAGCGGGGTCTGACGGTCCTCCACCGCTCGCAGGCGCTCGTGTGGCTCACACGCGGAAGCAGGCTCGTCGCCGTCGCCGGCGCGCACGGCAAGACGACCTCGACGGGCATGGTCGTGACGGCGCTCGACGAGCTCGGGGCCGACCCCAGCTTCGTGAACGGCGGCGTGATCGAGCAGCTGCACACCTCCTCGCACATCGGTGGCGGGCGGGAGTTCGTCGTCGAGGCCGACGAGTCCGACGGCTCGTTCCTCTTCTACGACGTCGCGATCGCCCTCATCACGAACATCGACAACGACCACCTCGACCACTACGGCACGGTCGAGGCGTTCGAGGCCGCCTTCGTGTCGTTCGCGTCGCGGGCGAGCGAGGCGGTCGTGATCTCGTCCGACGACCCGCTCGCGGTCGAGGTCACGACGCGGATCGACCATCCGCGGATCATCACCTTCGGCGAGGCCGAGGGGGCGACGGTCCGCGTGAGCGACATCGCGTCACAGGGGGGCCGCACGACCTTCGTCGTCCATCACGAGGGCGTCGCGTATCCGGCCGAGATCCACGTGCCGGGTCGGCACAACGCGATCAACGCGACGGGTGCGTTCGCCGTCCTCACCGCCCTCGGGCACGATCCGCGTGCCGCGCTCGACGGCCTCGCGGCCTTCGGCGGCACGAAGCGGCGGTTCGAGCTGCACGGCACCGTTCGTGGTGTGAGCGTCTACGACGACTACGCGCACCACCCCGCCGAGGTCGAGGCCGCGCTCACGGCGGCCCGCACGGTCGTGGGCGACGGGCGACTCATCGCCGTCCACCAGCCGCACCTCTACTCGCGCACGCAGGCCATGAGCGACGTGTTCGCCGAGGTCTACGAGCGGCTCGCCGATCGGACCGTCGTACTCGACGTGTGCGGCGCGCGCGAGGACCCGATTCCCGGTGTCACGGGAGCACTCGTGGCGGACGCTTTCGCCGATCCGGACCGCGTGGCCTTCCGTCCCGATTGGCAGGAGGCCGCGGACTACACGGCATCGGTCGCGCGGGAGGGGGATTTCGTCATCACCTTCGGGTGCGGTGACGTGAACCTCATCGTCCCCCAGTTGCTCGGCTCGCTCGAGGCGTCCGCAGGGGCATGA
- a CDS encoding cell division protein SepF: MANPLRNAMVYLGLADEDENRFEDEVHTPRRAEAVPEPRQEQPQQRQTPAPVTPITPTTKMQAPTPAANEMNEILTVHPKAYKDAQVIAENFRDGIPVIINLSQMEDGEARRLIDFASGLSQGLYGKIERVTNRVFLLSPHHVAVHGEETKNAAAKESSFFA, encoded by the coding sequence ATGGCCAACCCCCTGCGCAATGCCATGGTCTACCTGGGCCTGGCCGACGAAGACGAGAACCGCTTCGAGGACGAGGTGCACACGCCCCGCCGCGCCGAGGCCGTCCCCGAGCCTCGCCAGGAGCAGCCGCAGCAGCGGCAGACGCCTGCCCCAGTGACTCCCATCACCCCGACCACCAAGATGCAGGCTCCGACTCCGGCGGCGAACGAAATGAACGAGATCCTCACGGTCCACCCGAAGGCGTACAAGGACGCGCAGGTCATCGCGGAGAACTTCCGCGACGGCATCCCCGTCATCATCAACCTCTCGCAGATGGAGGACGGCGAGGCCCGTCGCCTCATCGACTTCGCGAGCGGCCTCTCGCAGGGCCTGTATGGCAAGATCGAACGCGTCACCAACCGCGTGTTCCTCCTCTCGCCGCACCATGTCGCGGTGCACGGCGAGGAGACGAAGAACGCCGCGGCCAAGGAGTCGTCGTTCTTCGCCTAG
- the ftsZ gene encoding cell division protein FtsZ has product MSNTNNYLAVIKVVGIGGGGVNAVNRMIELGLRGVEFIAINTDAQALLMSDADVKLDVGRELTRGLGAGADPEVGRRAAEDHAEEIEQALAGADMVFVTAGEGGGTGTGGAPVVARIAKSIGALTIGVVTKPFGFEGMRRMQQAEVGVATLKEEVDTLIVVPNDRLLEISDRGISMLEAFSTADQVLLAGVQGITDLITTPGLINVDFADVKSVMQGAGSALMGIGSSRGADRAIKAAELAVASPLLEASIEGAHGVLLSIQGGSNLGIFEINEAAGLVKEAVHREANIIFGTVIDDTLGDEVRVTVIAAGFDGGEPKSLAEAQRAQSTAPQQSAGGGESHRPSTTADREPEPVGIGAYGQSSQRPEPVQSKPEPAPAQQTEQKPNTGQPGPRAVPAWSTAEAPTVLPRSDAEQGYDDSSDDPFDIPDFLK; this is encoded by the coding sequence GTGTCGAACACCAACAACTACCTCGCCGTCATCAAGGTCGTCGGCATCGGTGGCGGCGGCGTCAACGCCGTCAACCGCATGATCGAACTCGGACTCCGCGGCGTGGAATTCATCGCCATCAACACCGATGCGCAGGCGCTGCTCATGAGCGACGCCGACGTGAAGCTCGATGTCGGACGTGAACTGACGCGCGGTCTCGGTGCCGGCGCGGACCCCGAGGTGGGGCGTCGCGCGGCCGAGGACCACGCCGAGGAGATCGAGCAGGCCCTTGCCGGCGCGGACATGGTCTTCGTCACGGCGGGTGAGGGCGGCGGAACGGGAACGGGCGGCGCGCCCGTGGTCGCCCGGATCGCCAAGTCGATCGGCGCGCTCACGATCGGCGTCGTGACGAAGCCGTTCGGCTTCGAGGGCATGCGCCGCATGCAGCAGGCCGAGGTGGGCGTCGCGACGCTCAAGGAAGAGGTCGACACCCTCATCGTGGTGCCGAACGACCGGCTCCTGGAGATCAGCGACCGCGGCATCTCGATGCTCGAGGCGTTCTCGACCGCCGACCAGGTGCTCCTCGCGGGTGTCCAGGGCATCACCGATCTCATCACGACGCCGGGCCTCATCAACGTCGACTTCGCCGACGTGAAGTCCGTCATGCAGGGGGCGGGATCGGCGCTCATGGGCATCGGCTCCTCGCGCGGTGCGGATCGTGCGATCAAGGCAGCCGAGCTCGCGGTCGCCTCGCCACTGCTCGAGGCGTCGATCGAGGGCGCTCACGGCGTGCTCCTCTCCATCCAGGGCGGCTCCAACCTCGGCATCTTCGAGATCAACGAGGCGGCCGGGCTCGTGAAGGAGGCCGTGCACCGCGAGGCGAACATCATCTTCGGAACGGTCATCGACGACACGCTCGGCGACGAGGTCCGGGTCACCGTGATCGCGGCGGGCTTCGACGGCGGTGAGCCCAAGTCGCTCGCGGAGGCGCAGCGGGCGCAGTCGACTGCCCCGCAGCAGTCGGCCGGTGGCGGTGAGTCGCACCGTCCGTCGACGACCGCGGACCGCGAGCCGGAGCCCGTCGGGATCGGCGCGTACGGACAGTCGTCCCAGCGCCCCGAGCCCGTCCAGTCGAAGCCCGAGCCCGCGCCCGCGCAGCAGACCGAGCAGAAGCCGAACACGGGCCAGCCGGGTCCGCGTGCGGTACCGGCGTGGTCGACGGCGGAGGCCCCGACGGTGCTGCCGCGCTCCGACGCCGAGCAGGGCTACGACGACTCGAGCGACGACCCGTTCGACATCCCCGACTTCCTCAAGTAG
- a CDS encoding YggT family protein yields MLGLLAQILGLVINLYIVVLWARLILEYVQLFARNWKPKGVVLVLCEFVYSITDPPVKLVRKVVPPLRVGNISIDLAWMIVMFALIILANALVFLR; encoded by the coding sequence TTGCTCGGACTGCTCGCCCAGATCCTCGGTCTGGTCATCAACCTGTACATCGTCGTCCTGTGGGCGCGACTGATCCTCGAGTACGTTCAGCTGTTTGCCAGGAACTGGAAGCCCAAGGGTGTCGTCCTCGTGCTCTGCGAGTTCGTGTACTCGATCACCGATCCGCCCGTGAAGCTCGTTCGCAAGGTCGTTCCCCCGCTGCGCGTGGGTAACATCAGCATCGATCTGGCCTGGATGATCGTCATGTTCGCACTCATCATCCTCGCGAATGCCCTCGTCTTCCTCCGCTGA
- the murD gene encoding UDP-N-acetylmuramoyl-L-alanine--D-glutamate ligase: MSERLDALTSWSSDWAGLRVAVLGLGMTGFSVADTLAELGSEVLVLAGAHDEDRERILEVLGVPVVVREPLDAVPDELVAFDPELVVASPGFPPHHPLLRWAAERGLPVWGDVELAWRVRDKTGTPAEWLCITGTNGKTTTTQLTAHMIAASGARVAPCGNIGVPVLDAVRDPAGFDVLVVELSSYQLHSTHSLAPLASVVLNIADDHLDWHGSAEAYRTAKGRVYERTRVACVYNRADDVTRELVEAADVQEGCRAIGFGLDVPGPSDFGVVDGILVDRAFLDDRAHRALELTTLEELRTLGLGAGHLVQDVLAAAALARAAGVEPIDVRRALADFRVDRHRNEPVGARDGVAWVDDSKATNPHAANASLHAYPSVVWIVGGLLKGVDIAPLVARHAERVRGAVVIGRDRAAVVEAFRQHAPAVPVFEVDVEDTEDVMPRAVAEARRIAETGDTVLLAPAAASMDQFDSYGDRGDRFASAVRAQWEASDDDPHDVDRSSDGAGDA, from the coding sequence ATGAGTGAGCGTCTCGACGCCCTGACGAGCTGGTCGTCCGATTGGGCGGGGCTCCGCGTCGCGGTGCTCGGTCTCGGCATGACCGGATTCTCCGTCGCCGACACGCTCGCGGAGCTCGGCTCGGAGGTGCTCGTGCTCGCGGGCGCGCACGACGAGGACCGCGAACGCATCCTCGAGGTGCTCGGCGTCCCGGTCGTCGTGCGCGAACCGCTCGACGCCGTCCCCGACGAGCTCGTCGCGTTCGACCCGGAACTCGTCGTCGCGTCCCCCGGCTTCCCCCCGCACCACCCGCTCCTCCGGTGGGCGGCGGAACGGGGGCTCCCCGTCTGGGGCGACGTCGAACTCGCCTGGCGTGTCCGCGACAAGACGGGGACGCCGGCCGAGTGGCTGTGCATCACGGGGACGAACGGCAAGACCACGACGACGCAGCTCACGGCCCACATGATCGCCGCGAGCGGTGCACGCGTCGCGCCGTGCGGCAACATCGGCGTCCCCGTGCTCGACGCCGTGCGCGATCCGGCGGGATTCGACGTGCTCGTCGTCGAGCTGTCGAGCTACCAATTGCATTCGACCCACTCCCTCGCGCCGCTCGCGTCGGTCGTGCTCAACATCGCGGACGACCATCTCGACTGGCACGGGAGCGCCGAGGCCTACCGGACGGCGAAGGGACGCGTCTACGAGCGGACCCGCGTCGCGTGCGTCTACAACCGCGCCGACGACGTGACCCGCGAGCTCGTCGAGGCCGCCGACGTCCAGGAGGGCTGCCGGGCGATCGGCTTCGGACTCGACGTGCCGGGTCCGAGCGACTTCGGTGTCGTCGACGGCATCCTCGTCGACCGGGCGTTCCTCGACGACCGCGCGCACCGCGCGCTCGAGCTGACGACACTCGAGGAACTGCGCACGCTCGGCCTCGGCGCGGGCCATCTCGTACAGGACGTGCTCGCGGCGGCGGCGCTCGCACGCGCGGCGGGAGTCGAACCGATCGACGTCCGACGTGCACTCGCCGACTTCCGCGTGGATCGCCACCGCAACGAGCCGGTCGGTGCGCGGGACGGCGTCGCGTGGGTCGACGACTCGAAGGCCACGAACCCGCACGCCGCGAACGCGTCGCTGCACGCGTACCCGTCGGTCGTGTGGATCGTCGGTGGGCTGCTGAAGGGCGTGGACATCGCTCCGCTCGTCGCCAGGCACGCGGAACGGGTGCGCGGCGCCGTCGTCATCGGCCGCGACCGCGCGGCCGTCGTCGAGGCGTTCCGCCAACACGCCCCCGCGGTACCCGTGTTCGAGGTCGACGTGGAGGACACTGAGGACGTGATGCCGCGAGCGGTCGCCGAGGCGCGCCGGATCGCCGAGACGGGGGACACGGTGCTGCTGGCACCGGCCGCGGCGTCGATGGACCAGTTCGACAGCTACGGGGACCGCGGCGACCGCTTCGCCTCGGCGGTTCGCGCACAGTGGGAGGCGAGTGACGATGACCCGCACGACGTCGACCGCTCCTCGGACGGGGCGGGCGACGCCTGA
- a CDS encoding YggS family pyridoxal phosphate-dependent enzyme — translation MAHESGGEGGESALAARLRAVHARIDEACRDAGRSPDDVELVVVTKFHPPELVEALAELGERRFGENRHPEARDKRAAVGRDDLEWHFVGQVQTNKARQIAAYADCIQSIDRPGLVDALATARRERPLDVFVQVGLSDESGRGGVAPDALESLVEHVLATPVLRLRGLMTVAPQHVEPARAFARLAELSADVRRIAPGASALSMGMSGDFVSAISQGATHLRIGAAITGERPMRQ, via the coding sequence ATGGCGCACGAAAGCGGCGGCGAGGGCGGCGAGAGCGCCCTCGCCGCCCGTCTGCGGGCGGTTCACGCTCGAATCGACGAGGCGTGCCGGGACGCGGGCCGTTCGCCCGACGACGTCGAGCTCGTCGTCGTCACGAAGTTCCACCCGCCCGAACTCGTCGAGGCGCTCGCCGAGCTCGGTGAACGCCGCTTCGGCGAGAACCGTCACCCCGAGGCACGTGACAAGCGGGCCGCCGTGGGTCGGGACGACCTCGAGTGGCACTTCGTCGGTCAGGTGCAGACGAACAAGGCGCGGCAGATCGCGGCGTACGCCGACTGCATCCAGAGCATCGACCGACCGGGCCTCGTGGATGCGCTCGCGACGGCGCGGCGCGAGCGGCCGCTCGACGTCTTCGTCCAGGTGGGCCTCTCCGACGAGTCCGGCCGGGGCGGTGTCGCTCCGGACGCGCTCGAGTCGCTCGTCGAGCACGTGCTCGCCACGCCGGTGCTGCGGCTGCGCGGCCTCATGACGGTCGCCCCGCAGCACGTGGAGCCGGCTCGCGCGTTCGCCCGGCTCGCCGAGTTGTCCGCCGATGTGCGGCGGATCGCTCCGGGCGCGAGCGCGCTCTCGATGGGGATGTCGGGCGATTTCGTGTCAGCGATTTCACAGGGTGCGACACACCTGCGAATCGGCGCGGCAATCACGGGAGAACGACCGATGCGGCAATAG